The DNA sequence TCGCACCTGGCCTCCCCGGCCCCGCTCAGCACGCTGGTCGTGGACCGCGTGCTCGAGACCGTGCTCGGCGCCGGCATCGGGGTCGGCTTGGTGCTGCTCGCCCGGTGGGCCGAGCGGTCGCGCGGGCTGGCGGCCTAGCCGCCCCCTCCCTCCAGCGACCGCCGCAGCCGCCGCAGGTACAGGTCGCGCGGCCGCTGCCGGAGCCGGTCGGGAAGCCGTGGGTAGACCGTCGCGGCCACCCGCATCCGCCGTTCGAAGCCCCGCTCGATCGACGGGGTCCACGGCAGCCGGAACTGGTCCCGCACGCTGGGCGGCAGCAGCCCGGTCGTGACGATCCGCGCGTCCGGGAGCGTGGCCCGCAGCCAGAGCGGCACGCCTCGCGGATGGAGGATCTGGCCGGCGACCACCCGCGTCGCGTCCGTCACACGCAGCCGCCCGACCATGTCGTCCCAGTACTCGCGGAAGTCCGCCTCGGTGGCCGGCCACTCGTCCGGACGGACCTGGAGGCCGAAGCCGGACCGGGTCGCTTCGCGGTACAGCTCCTGCCGCGCGCCAGGGCTCGGCGCCCCGAAGACGCGCTCGCCGAGGTCGGCCATCGTCGCGTAGAGCGTCGCAGCCACCCAGAGCTGCAGCTCCCGATCGAAGGCGCTGTAGGCCGGTTGCGTGGCGGTCGCCGCGCCGCGCACGGGCGCGTGCGCCTGGTTGACCCGACGGCGGACCGCCTCGAACTCCGCGGGTGTCGCGAACGTCGCAGCGTAGAGGAAGGTCATCGTCGCGTGGAACCGGTCCAGCATCCGGTTGGCGAAATCGCTGTGCTCCACGACCCCGCGCCCGACGGCCGGGTGCGCGATCTGAAGGAGCAGGGCCCGGCCGCCGCCGGCGAGGCAGAGCGCCTCGCCGGCGAGCTGCCGGTACGTGAGCTCCCTGGTCGCCCCGGGGCCGCGGGCGGTGCGGGCGGTGGTCATGCGTCCATCCTGCAACGGGAGCCTGCGTTCCGGCGACGCAGTCGCCACCCGTGGACGGCGGTCAGGACACCGCCGCCGCCGAGCCCGAGGGCGACAGCCGCCGGCCACGCCCGCGCCGACCAGGAACCGCCCGTCTCCGCGAGCGCGGCAGGCGCCATCGTCGTCGGCGTGGGCTCCTCCGGCGCGGGCACCACCGGAACAGAGGCCAGCGTGATCTCTGCGGCGACGCCGAACGGCGACGCCCAGGGGCGGATCCGCTCGCCGCCGTCTCCCGAGGACAGGCGCGCCGGATCGATCCGCTCGGTCCAGACGTAGTGTCCGGCCGCGGGGATGGCGCATTCCGGGGTGTCGTACTCACCCGTGCCGTCCACCGTCGTCTCCACCGTGCAGACCTTCGGGGCGCCGTCCGGCACGTCCGGCGACTCGGCGAGCGGGGCGTCGAACGTGCCGTACAACGTGCTCTCCACGACGGCCTCCACTGGCTCGAAGCCGTCGTCCACCGCGCGGACGCCCCAGGCCGGGAGCAGCCCGTCCGCGGTGTCGACCGAGACCGTGAGCCGGTCGTGGATCAGCGCCCCGGGCAGCGCCTCCGGAGCGCTGGTCACCGTCGAGACGACGGGCTGGAACGGCAGCGGCGACGGACCCGTCGTGTACGCCCCCGCGCGGGCCTCCGCCGTCGCGGGCACGGCCACGAGCACGGCCTGCGCGTCTCCGTGCGGCGCGGCGACCAGCAGCCGGTCGCCGTACGGCAGCCCGTCGAGGGAGGCCGTCGCGCTGACGGTCACGCTCGGCCCGTCGCCGGACGGGACGATCGCCACGTCGGTCCCGTTCGGCACGTCGGCGTCTCGGGCGCCGCCGGCGAACGTGGCGCCGTCGAGGGACACCCGCACGACGTGGGCGCCGGGCCCGACGAGCTCCGTGCCGGAGGGCCGCACGACGGAGAGCTCGACGCGGACCCGGCCGGGCCCGGTCTCCGCCAGCTCGAGCACGGCGTCCGCGCGCACGGCGGTCGAGCCGAGGCGCGCTGCCTCGTCCACCATCTCGCGCGCCCGGGCGAGCACGGCGCCGGCGTCCGAGCCGGCACGGGCTGCGAGCTCTTCCGGTGTGTGGCCGCCGAGCCCGGCGACCAGCCACGTGGCGAGCTGTCCGGCGGCGGCCGTGAGCCTGTCGTCGGTGCCTGCCCAGGTGCGGGAGATGTAGGCGAGGGAGGCCGACTGCTCCGGCGTGTACCAGCCGAGCGCCGCGGCGTCGGCGTAGTCGTAGCCGTGCCCGGTGGGGCTCGGCCGTCCGGCGTTCAGGCAGAAGCCCTGCGCGCCGTCGTCGAGCCGGTATGTGCCGAGCCACCAGCCGTCCCCGGAGAGGTAGCCGGGGCCATGGCCCGCGCCGGAGAGAGCCCTGGCGTCCGGCGCGGCGACCAGGGTCTGCAGCATGGTGAGGAAGACGGCGAGGCCGGCGAGGACGAAGACGGTCACGAGGTTCGAGATGCGATGTGTCATGCCGTCAACGGTCGCGGCGACGGACCGCCCGCGGGCGGCCCGGACCGAATCCGTGGAGAGGTTGGCCTGCGCTTCGCCCTGTGGAGGAGAAACCGATTCGGGCTGTTCAGTCGGACGCGCTAAAGTTCTCACTGGCGAATTTATCTCGGCGTCGAGCTATTCTCCCGCCGGACCGCCCAGGAGACAACAGCCGGAGCGTCACGAGCGCGCCGGAAATCAGCGGATTGGATAACCGTGGATCTATTCGAGTACCAGGCCAGAGACCTGTTTGAGAAGTACGGCGTCCCGGTCCTTCCGGGCATCGTCGCGGACACTCCGGAGGAGGTCCGCGCGGCCGCGGAGAAGCTGGGCGGCGTCACCGTCGTCAAGGCGCAGGTCAAGGTCGGAGGCCGTGGCAAGGCGGGCGGCGTGAAGGTCGCCAAGACGCCGGAGGAGGCCGAAGAGGCCGCCAAGGCCATCCTGGGCCTGGACATCAAGGGCCACGTGGTCCGCCGGGTGATGGTCGCCGGCGGCGCCCGCATCGCCCGCGAGTTCTACTTCTCGGTGCTCCTCGACCGGGCCAACCGCTCCTACCTGTCGCTGACCAGCGTCGAGGGCGGCATGGAGATCGAGCAGCTCGCGGTCGAGAAGCCCGAAGCGCTCGCCCGCATCGAGGTCGACCCGCGCGGCGGCGTCGACACCGCCAAGGCCACCGAGATCGCCAAGGCCGCCGGCTTCCCCGACGAGCTGGTCGCGAAGGTCGCCGACGTGTTCGTCAAGCTGTACGACGTCTACACCGGCGAGGACGCGACGCTGGTCGAGGTCAACCCGCTGGTCCTCACCGAGGAGGGCGACATCATCGCCCTCGACGGCAAGGTCACCCTCGACGAGAACGCCGACTTCCGTCACCCCGAGCACGAGGCGCTCGAGGATGCGGAGGCCGCCGACCCGCTGGAGGCCAAGGCCAAGAAGGCCGGGCTCAACTACGTCAAGCTCGACGGCCAGGTCGGCATCATCGGCAACGGCGCGGGACTGGTCATGTCCACGCTCGACGTCGTCGCCTACGCGGGCGAGAAGCACAAGGGCGTCAAGCCGGCGAACTTCCTCGACATCGGCGGCGGCGCGTCCGCCGAGGTCATGGCGGCCGGGCTCGACGTCATCCTCAACGACCCGCAGGTCGAGAGCGTGTTCGTCAACGTCTTCGGCGGCATCACCGCCTGCGACGCGGTCGCGAACGGCATCGTGAAGGCGCTGCAGATCCTCGGCGACGAGGCCAACAAGCCCCTGGTCGTGCGCCTGGACGGCAACAAGGTCGACGAGGGCCGCCGCATCCTCACCGAGGCGAACCACCCGCTGGTCACCCTCGCACTCACCATGGACGAAGGCGCCGACAAGGCCGCCGAGCTGGCCGCGAAGTAAGCAAGGACGAATCAGAGAATGTCTATCTTCCTCAACAAGGACTCCAAGGTCATCGTCCAGGGCATCACCGGCGGCGAGGGCACCAAGCACACCGCGCTCATGCTGAAGGCCGGCACCCAGGTCGTCGGCGGCGTCAACGCCCGCAAGGCCGGCACCACCGTGACCCACGGCGACGTCGAGCTGCCCGTCTTCGGCACCGTCGTGGAGGCCATCGAGAAGACCGGCGCCGACGTGTCGATCGTCTTCGTGCCGCCGGCGTTCGCGAAGGACGCCATGGTCGAGGCCATCGACGCCGAGATCCCGCTGCTCGTCGTCATCACCGAGGGCATCCCGGTGCAGGACTCGGCCGAGGCCTGGGCCTACGCCAAGGAGAAGGGCAACAAGACCCGGATCATCGGCCCGAACTGCCCCGGCATCATCACCCCGGGTGAGTCGCTCGTCGGCATCACCCCGGCCACGATCACCGGCAAGGGCCCGATCGGCCTGGTCTCCAAGTCCGGCACCCTGACCTACCAGATGATGTACGAGCTGCGCGACCTGGGCTTCTCCACCGCCATCGGCATCGGCGGCGACCCGATCATCGGCACCACCCACATCGACGCGCTCGCCGCGTTCGAGGCCGACCCGGAGACCAAGGCGATCGTCATGATCGGCGAGATCGGCGGCGACGCCGAGGAGCGCGCCGCCGACTTCATCAAGGCGAACGTGACCAAGCCGGTCGTCGGCTACGTGGCCGGCTTCACCGCGCCCGAGGGCAAGACGATGGGCCACGCCGGTGCGATCGTCTCCGGCTCGGCCGGCACGGCGCAGGCGAAAAAGGAGGCGTTGGAGGCCGCGGGCGTGAAGGTCGGCAAGACCCCGTCCGAGACCGCCGCGCTGCTCCGCGAAGTCTACGCGGCGCTGTAAGAGCACCGCTCGAACCGCCGATCGGGGCCGGACTCCTCCACGGAGTCCGGCCCCGATCCGTTTCTCCACAGCCTGGATCGAGGCCTGCCCGCGGCCGGTACAGCGGCGCTACAGTGAGCGCAACCGTCCGGGAGGGGGATGCGATGCCACGTCTGACGAACGCCGAGCTGGCACGCCGGGTCGCAGCGCTCGAGGCCGAGAACGCCGCGCTCCGCGACAGGCTCGACGAGAACGCGACCGAGCCGCTGCCCGACCTCGCGCCCGTCTCCGAGCCGAAGCACACGCGCGGCTGGGTCTGGACGCTGTTCGCCGTGGTCCTCATCGTGATCGGCGCGATCCTGGCGCCCGTCGCGGTGGTGGCGTCGTGGGCGAAGGTGCAGCTCACCGACACCGACGCGTTCGTCGCCACCTACGCACCGCTCGCCAAGGACCCGGGCGTGCAGGCGTACGTGACGGACGAGACGGTCAAGGTCATCCAGGAGCACGTCGACATCCCGGGGCTCACCTCGCAGGTCATCGACGGTATCACCGGGCTCGGCACCGGCCCGGTGGCGACGAAAGCGCTCGACGCGCTGAAGGCGCCGCTGGCGCAGGGCATCGTGTCCCTCATCCAGACCACCGTCGGCCGGTTCGTCGCCTCGGACGCGTTCGCCCAGGTGTGGCAGGACGCCCTGCGCGCCAGCCATACCCAGCTCGTCGCGACGATGCAGGGCGACCCGAAGGCCGCGGTCGCGATCGGGAAGGACGGCTCGGTCGGCATCCAGCTCGGGCCGATCATCGACCGGGTGAAGCAGCTGCTGGTGGACCAGGGCATCACGTTCGCGTCGCGCATCCCGACGATCGACAAGACCATCACCGTCGCGCAGAACTCGTCCATCCCCACGATCCAGGTCTTCTACAACCTCGCGGTGGTGGCAGGGGCGTGGCTGCCCTGGGTCTCGATCGGCCTGCTCGCGCTCGGCGTGATCGTGGCGCGCCGCCGGGCCCTCGCCCTGATCGGCGCGGCGTCGGCCCTCGGCATCGCGATGATCGTCGTGATCTCCGCGATCGCGATCGGCAAGATCGTGTTCATCGCCTCGGCCTCGCCTGCGCTCGTGCCCGCGGGGGTCGCGTCGACGCTCTACGTGACGGTCTCCACCGCCATGAAGGACACCGGGGTCGCGGTACTCGTGCTCGCGATCGTGGTCGCGCTGGTCGCCTGGTACTCCGGGCCGTTCGGCGTGCCGCGCAAGCTGCGCGGCTTCTTCGGCTCCGGCGTGACCTGGGTGCGGGAGTCCGCCGAGCGGCACGGGATCACGACCGGCCGGGTGGGGGAGTGGATCTACGCCCAGCGGGTGCTGCTGCGGGCGGCGGTCGCGGTCATCGCGGCGGCGGTCGTCCTGTTCGTGAGGCCGCTCACGCCGTCGCTCATCATCTGGACGCTGGTGATCGCGGCGGTCGTGATCGCCATCCTCGAACTCGTGCAGCGACCGGTCATCACCATCCCGGAGAACGCCGACGACGACACCCCGGTGATGACCGTCTCCTGAGCGCCGAAGTGTCTGCCGGGCGGGCGGCCGCGCGGCGGGTAGGCTCCATCCGGAAATGAATCGCACAACCGTCGCCCTGCTCGCCGCGCTCGAGGCGGTCATCGTCGCCGCGATCGGCCTCGCGATCTGCCTCGTCCCGCTCACCGTGCTGTGGGCGGCCCAGTACCATCTGGCCGGCGACTTCGCGATCGTCTGGCGTGCGACGGCCGACATCTGGCTGATCGGGCATGGTGTCAACCTCACGGTGTCCCTCGACCCGCAGCTCGTCGGGTCGCTCGGCCTCCCCGCCGCAGCCGCGCCGTTCCAGGTGACGATCGCCCTGCTGGGCTTCGCCGCCCTCACCGCCGGCCTGGGGGTGCGGACCGGGTCGCGGGCGGCCGAGACGCCGTACCGTGCGACCGGCGCCGTCTTCGCCCTCGGCGTGTTCTTCCTGATCTCGGTCCTGGTGACCGCGACGGCCGGAAGCGCGATCGTCGAGCCGTCGCTCTGGCAGGGCTTCGTGCTGCCGACCTTCGTCTACGCGCTCGGGATCGGGATCGGCTTCGTGTTCGCCGCGCTCCGCGGCGGACGGGAGCAGTCCGCCGAGCGCGGCGTCGACCGGACGTCCGACGGCGGCCCGTCGTCCTCCGGCAGGGGAGCGGCGCCCGCTCCCGTCGCCATGGCCGTCCGCTCGCGGGTCGCCGCGGTCCCGGCCCCGGTCCGCACGGCCGTCCTCGGCGCCCTCCGTGCGGGCAGCGCAGCCACCGCGATCGTCATCGGGCTGTCCGCTCTCATCCTGACGCTCCTCATCTTCGGCAACTACGGCGCGATCATCGGCCTGTACGAGCAGCTCCAGACCGGGGTCGCCGGTGGGATCGCCTTGACCGTGGCCCAGCTCGCCTTCCTGCCCAACCTCGTCATCTGGCTGATGTCGTGGCTGGTCGGCCCCGGGTTCGCGATCGGCACCGGCTCCACGGTCAGCCCGATCGGGACCGCGCTCGGCCCGCTCCCCGGCGTCCCGCTCTTCGGCGTCATCCCCAGCCATGGCTACGCGTTCGGGCTGGCGGGCGTGATCGTGCCGCTGCTCGCCGGGTTCCTCGCCGCCGCCCTGCTCCGCGGTACGAGGAGGACGCAGACCGATGGAGCGCTGGCGCTCGTCCTCACCGCGCTCGGCATCGGCGTCGTCGCGGGCATCGAGCTCGGCCTCCTGGCCTGGTGGTCGTCCGGCGCCCTCGGCCCCGGCCGGCTGCACGACGTCGGGCCGAACCCATGGCTCGTCGGCGCGCTCGCGGCGGCGGAGGTCGCGGTCGCCGCCGTCATCGGGCTCGTGGTCGGAGGCCGCGCCCGGCGCTGACCCCGGCCGCTCCCGTCACCTGGTCCGACCGCGGCGCGCCGCATGGGTAGGCTTGTCGCGTGCTCTCGATCGTCGTG is a window from the Leifsonia shinshuensis genome containing:
- the sucD gene encoding succinate--CoA ligase subunit alpha, with translation MSIFLNKDSKVIVQGITGGEGTKHTALMLKAGTQVVGGVNARKAGTTVTHGDVELPVFGTVVEAIEKTGADVSIVFVPPAFAKDAMVEAIDAEIPLLVVITEGIPVQDSAEAWAYAKEKGNKTRIIGPNCPGIITPGESLVGITPATITGKGPIGLVSKSGTLTYQMMYELRDLGFSTAIGIGGDPIIGTTHIDALAAFEADPETKAIVMIGEIGGDAEERAADFIKANVTKPVVGYVAGFTAPEGKTMGHAGAIVSGSAGTAQAKKEALEAAGVKVGKTPSETAALLREVYAAL
- a CDS encoding oxygenase MpaB family protein, which translates into the protein MTTARTARGPGATRELTYRQLAGEALCLAGGGRALLLQIAHPAVGRGVVEHSDFANRMLDRFHATMTFLYAATFATPAEFEAVRRRVNQAHAPVRGAATATQPAYSAFDRELQLWVAATLYATMADLGERVFGAPSPGARQELYREATRSGFGLQVRPDEWPATEADFREYWDDMVGRLRVTDATRVVAGQILHPRGVPLWLRATLPDARIVTTGLLPPSVRDQFRLPWTPSIERGFERRMRVAATVYPRLPDRLRQRPRDLYLRRLRRSLEGGGG
- the sucC gene encoding ADP-forming succinate--CoA ligase subunit beta, with amino-acid sequence MDLFEYQARDLFEKYGVPVLPGIVADTPEEVRAAAEKLGGVTVVKAQVKVGGRGKAGGVKVAKTPEEAEEAAKAILGLDIKGHVVRRVMVAGGARIAREFYFSVLLDRANRSYLSLTSVEGGMEIEQLAVEKPEALARIEVDPRGGVDTAKATEIAKAAGFPDELVAKVADVFVKLYDVYTGEDATLVEVNPLVLTEEGDIIALDGKVTLDENADFRHPEHEALEDAEAADPLEAKAKKAGLNYVKLDGQVGIIGNGAGLVMSTLDVVAYAGEKHKGVKPANFLDIGGGASAEVMAAGLDVILNDPQVESVFVNVFGGITACDAVANGIVKALQILGDEANKPLVVRLDGNKVDEGRRILTEANHPLVTLALTMDEGADKAAELAAK
- a CDS encoding cell division protein PerM, translated to MNRTTVALLAALEAVIVAAIGLAICLVPLTVLWAAQYHLAGDFAIVWRATADIWLIGHGVNLTVSLDPQLVGSLGLPAAAAPFQVTIALLGFAALTAGLGVRTGSRAAETPYRATGAVFALGVFFLISVLVTATAGSAIVEPSLWQGFVLPTFVYALGIGIGFVFAALRGGREQSAERGVDRTSDGGPSSSGRGAAPAPVAMAVRSRVAAVPAPVRTAVLGALRAGSAATAIVIGLSALILTLLIFGNYGAIIGLYEQLQTGVAGGIALTVAQLAFLPNLVIWLMSWLVGPGFAIGTGSTVSPIGTALGPLPGVPLFGVIPSHGYAFGLAGVIVPLLAGFLAAALLRGTRRTQTDGALALVLTALGIGVVAGIELGLLAWWSSGALGPGRLHDVGPNPWLVGALAAAEVAVAAVIGLVVGGRARR